The proteins below come from a single Peromyscus maniculatus bairdii isolate BWxNUB_F1_BW_parent chromosome 13, HU_Pman_BW_mat_3.1, whole genome shotgun sequence genomic window:
- the Ptma gene encoding prothymosin alpha produces the protein MSDAAVDTSSEITTKDLKEKKEVVEEAENGRDAPANGNANEENGEQEAENEVDEEEEEGGEEEEEEEEGDGEEEDGDEDEEAEAPTGKRVAEDDEDDDVDTKKQKTDEDD, from the exons ATGTCAGACGCGGCCGTGGACACCAGCTCCGAGATCACCACCAAG GActtgaaggagaagaaggaagttgtggaggaggcagagaatggAAGAGACGCACCTGCCAACGGGAATGCT AATGAGGAGAATGGGGAGCAGGAGGCTGAAAATGAGgtagatgaagaggaggaggaaggtggggaggaagaggaggaggaggaagaaggcgACG GTGAGGAAGAGGATGGAGAtgaagatgaggaagctgaggccccTACGGGCAAGCGGGTAGCTGAAGATGATGAG GATGACGATGTTGACACCAAGAAGCAGAAGACTGATGAGGATGACTAG